In a single window of the Olivibacter sp. SDN3 genome:
- the bamD gene encoding outer membrane protein assembly factor BamD, translating into MFKDKRLVIWVSVLLFSFGMVSCKSKFEKLRAGNDNVAKYREAINLYNNKKYSKALILFEDLSNKYRGRPENEELLYYFAYTNYRLRDYTSARFHFKNFTDQYPQSARSEECRFMGAYCYYLESPVYSLDQENTLKAIESLQLFINLYPKSDRAEEASRFIQDLRDKLEHKSYANAKLYLDVGDYKAAVIAFQNSLQDYPDTKYAEEMEFLAIRSQYLYARNSMLKSQEGRYNETISFADDFVDNFPESKYKKDVEGLKKDALKGIEETNKIIASLTPTQKKQEEEKGKIMEEGQNTPQGTIPQQSIQ; encoded by the coding sequence ATGTTTAAAGACAAGCGTTTAGTGATCTGGGTTTCAGTTTTGCTATTTTCATTTGGAATGGTAAGCTGTAAAAGCAAATTTGAGAAATTGCGAGCTGGCAATGACAATGTTGCAAAATACCGCGAAGCGATCAACTTGTATAATAACAAGAAATACTCAAAAGCGCTTATTTTATTTGAAGATCTGTCGAACAAGTATCGCGGAAGGCCAGAAAATGAAGAATTACTTTATTATTTTGCTTATACCAATTATCGGTTAAGAGACTATACATCCGCTAGATTTCATTTCAAGAATTTCACCGATCAATACCCTCAGAGTGCCCGATCGGAAGAATGCCGGTTTATGGGTGCTTATTGCTATTACTTGGAATCACCTGTATATTCGCTCGATCAGGAGAACACATTAAAAGCTATTGAATCACTTCAGCTTTTTATAAATTTATATCCAAAGAGTGACCGTGCTGAAGAAGCCTCTAGATTTATTCAGGATTTACGTGACAAATTAGAGCATAAGTCATATGCAAATGCTAAACTTTATCTAGACGTAGGCGATTACAAAGCGGCCGTTATCGCTTTCCAAAATTCTTTGCAGGATTACCCGGACACGAAATATGCAGAAGAAATGGAGTTTCTCGCTATTCGTTCACAATACTTATATGCACGCAACAGCATGCTTAAAAGTCAGGAAGGACGATACAATGAAACGATCTCCTTTGCCGATGATTTTGTAGACAATTTTCCCGAAAGCAAATATAAGAAAGACGTAGAAGGCCTGAAAAAAGATGCATTGAAAGGTATTGAAGAAACGAATAAAATAATCGCTTCTTTAACGCCTACACAAAAAAAGCAGGAAGAAGAGAAGGGGAAGATAATGGAAGAAGGACAAAACACGCCACAAGGCACTATACCTCAACAAAGTATACAATAA
- a CDS encoding AraC family transcriptional regulator — protein sequence MKAVEYRLPKDFDKSFVVFNEKGPFFPCPWHYHPEYEFCLVNKSTGRRMVGDHIGYFGEGDLVFMGPSLPHVWVNDPIYTNGTGIRKADAMVIHFKEDFLGENFFNIPEFEPLKKILQLSGRGLVIQGEAKKQISHIIRKIMQESAVRRLASLLHIFDILCYYREYEPLASPTYMLYKRENSTDRFSKITDYILRNFNKEITLNEVADQANMATTTFCNFFKEHYRMTFVEYLNTIRIGYVCKLLSDDYHLNIVEIAYECGFNNLANFNRQFKKLKGMSPSEYRKTVLLQPA from the coding sequence ATGAAAGCTGTAGAATACCGCCTTCCGAAAGACTTCGATAAGTCCTTTGTTGTTTTTAATGAAAAAGGTCCTTTCTTTCCCTGCCCTTGGCACTACCATCCGGAATACGAATTTTGCCTAGTTAATAAAAGTACCGGCAGACGGATGGTTGGAGACCATATCGGTTACTTCGGTGAAGGCGACTTGGTTTTTATGGGTCCATCCCTTCCTCATGTTTGGGTAAACGACCCCATCTATACCAATGGTACCGGGATACGGAAAGCCGATGCAATGGTCATTCATTTCAAAGAGGACTTTCTTGGAGAAAATTTTTTCAACATTCCGGAATTCGAACCCCTGAAGAAAATTCTGCAACTATCCGGCCGCGGTTTGGTTATACAGGGAGAGGCCAAAAAACAGATCAGTCATATCATCCGAAAAATAATGCAGGAAAGTGCCGTGAGACGTCTGGCCTCCTTACTACATATCTTCGATATTCTTTGCTATTATAGGGAATACGAACCTTTGGCAAGCCCGACATATATGCTCTATAAACGGGAAAACTCTACAGATCGCTTCAGTAAGATCACGGATTATATTCTAAGGAATTTTAATAAGGAAATAACCTTGAATGAAGTGGCCGATCAGGCAAATATGGCTACGACGACCTTCTGCAATTTCTTCAAAGAACATTATCGCATGACTTTCGTCGAATACTTAAATACCATCCGGATCGGTTATGTATGTAAACTATTAAGCGACGATTACCACCTCAATATTGTAGAAATAGCGTACGAATGTGGTTTTAATAATCTGGCAAACTTTAATAGGCAGTTTAAAAAATTAAAAGGTATGTCTCCCAGTGAGTATCGGAAGACCGTTTTACTCCAGCCCGCTTAA
- a CDS encoding GNAT family N-acetyltransferase has product MTHTHRSLVYRDALLTDLSTIVAIYNSTVASRIVTADTVEVSIESKLPWFKSHNKRTRPLWMVENGDRQPIGWVSFQSFYGRPAYNGTAEISIYLDENQRGKGYGKEILRYALQQAPIHAIDTIMAFIFAHNLSSINLFQQEGFEEWGNFPDIALLDGVRRSLVVLGRKV; this is encoded by the coding sequence ATGACCCATACCCATCGTAGCTTAGTTTATAGAGATGCCTTATTGACCGATTTATCAACAATTGTTGCTATTTATAACAGTACAGTGGCCAGTAGGATAGTAACCGCGGATACCGTAGAGGTCTCTATAGAAAGCAAGTTGCCTTGGTTTAAATCGCATAATAAGCGTACTCGTCCGCTGTGGATGGTGGAAAATGGTGATAGACAGCCAATCGGATGGGTCAGCTTTCAGTCGTTTTATGGTCGCCCTGCTTACAATGGCACGGCAGAGATAAGCATATATCTCGATGAAAATCAACGGGGAAAAGGCTATGGTAAGGAGATCTTAAGATATGCGCTGCAGCAAGCGCCAATACATGCTATAGATACCATTATGGCCTTCATTTTCGCCCATAACCTATCCAGTATTAATTTATTTCAACAAGAGGGCTTTGAAGAATGGGGAAACTTTCCAGATATTGCGTTATTAGATGGAGTACGCCGGAGTTTAGTGGTGTTGGGTCGGAAGGTTTAA
- a CDS encoding DNA-directed RNA polymerase subunit omega, which produces MSNTQKNIVPNSTVTRDLRELDEKTGNIYESIVVIARRANQIASNVKEELHGKLAEFATSNDNLEEVFENREQIEISKHYERMPKPTLVAADEFLNDKVYFRNPSKEQK; this is translated from the coding sequence ATGAGCAATACACAGAAAAATATCGTTCCTAACTCTACCGTGACACGTGATTTACGTGAGCTGGATGAAAAAACAGGAAACATTTACGAATCAATTGTAGTCATTGCACGCCGTGCCAATCAGATTGCTAGTAACGTAAAGGAAGAATTACATGGTAAACTGGCAGAATTTGCCACCTCTAACGATAATTTGGAAGAGGTATTTGAAAATCGTGAGCAAATAGAAATATCTAAACATTACGAGCGTATGCCTAAACCCACTTTGGTTGCCGCTGACGAATTTCTAAATGATAAGGTTTACTTTAGAAACCCTTCTAAAGAACAGAAGTAG
- the coaBC gene encoding bifunctional phosphopantothenoylcysteine decarboxylase/phosphopantothenate--cysteine ligase CoaBC, with protein MLKGKKIILGICGSIAAYKAATLTRLLVKAGAEVQVVMTPEATAFITPLTLATLSNKPVLTEYFDEHTGEWNKHVHLGLWADRLLIAPASANTLAKLANGLCDNLLCAIYLSARCPVYFAPAMDLDMFSHPATQQNIQRLQSFGNILIPPDSGELASGLVGEGRLAEPEEITTFIEQSFATGGVSKAREDAALPLAGKKALVSAGPTYEAIDPVRFIGNHSSGKMGYAIAETLQGLGADVTLVSGPTALAAPQQVLRIDVTSAKEMLEACTQTFTEADITVMSAAVADYTPVEVASQKIKKKDPHFSIALTKTTDILASLGAAKRPDQILAGFALETNNEEANALIKLENKNLDFIVLNSMQDKGAGFAGDSNKITIIDRNKQQTTFALKSKKEVATDICNYILTIYNTKSAKSL; from the coding sequence ATGCTTAAGGGCAAGAAGATTATATTAGGTATCTGTGGGAGCATTGCAGCCTACAAAGCAGCTACATTGACCAGACTACTGGTAAAAGCAGGTGCTGAAGTACAGGTGGTAATGACCCCAGAGGCCACAGCCTTCATTACCCCGCTAACGTTAGCTACACTTTCCAACAAACCCGTACTTACGGAGTATTTTGACGAACATACGGGCGAATGGAATAAACATGTACACTTGGGGCTATGGGCTGACCGTTTGTTAATCGCCCCGGCAAGCGCTAATACCCTCGCCAAATTAGCTAATGGTTTATGTGATAACCTCCTATGTGCGATATACCTCTCCGCACGATGCCCTGTATATTTCGCCCCCGCAATGGACTTAGATATGTTTTCCCATCCGGCTACGCAACAAAACATACAGCGGCTGCAAAGCTTTGGAAATATATTGATCCCCCCAGATAGCGGAGAACTTGCCAGTGGATTAGTGGGTGAAGGCCGATTGGCAGAGCCCGAAGAGATTACAACTTTTATAGAACAATCGTTTGCCACTGGTGGTGTATCTAAAGCCCGTGAAGACGCTGCCTTGCCTTTAGCAGGTAAAAAGGCATTGGTTAGTGCCGGGCCGACATATGAAGCCATAGACCCTGTACGCTTTATTGGTAATCATAGCAGCGGGAAAATGGGTTATGCAATTGCCGAAACATTACAAGGTCTGGGAGCAGATGTAACACTGGTGAGTGGCCCAACAGCTTTAGCAGCACCCCAACAGGTGCTCCGTATCGATGTGACCTCTGCAAAAGAAATGCTGGAAGCTTGTACCCAGACTTTTACTGAAGCCGACATTACCGTTATGAGTGCCGCCGTGGCCGATTACACACCAGTGGAGGTGGCTTCGCAAAAGATTAAGAAAAAAGATCCACACTTTTCCATCGCGTTAACAAAAACCACAGACATTCTGGCTTCATTGGGCGCTGCTAAAAGACCGGATCAAATTTTGGCTGGATTTGCTTTGGAAACGAACAATGAAGAGGCGAATGCGCTTATCAAACTGGAAAACAAAAACCTCGATTTTATCGTATTGAATTCTATGCAAGACAAGGGCGCAGGCTTTGCTGGTGATAGTAATAAGATTACCATTATCGATCGCAACAAACAACAAACAACGTTCGCGCTAAAATCTAAAAAGGAAGTTGCCACAGACATATGCAACTACATTTTAACTATCTATAATACAAAATCGGCAAAAAGCCTGTAA
- a CDS encoding DUF1080 domain-containing protein, producing the protein MLKNQLLIAALLVGTAVPTLAQEKMKPEDTEVWEPVPPVVNTPVSQAPSDAVVLFDGKDLSAWESQKNPGQPAEWTVGGGTFTVNKEKGNIWTKEKFGSYQLHLEYYIPIDIDGEGQGRGNSGLFLAAIGSGDEGYELQILDSYENKTYVNGQLGSVYKQKIPLANPARKPGEWQTYDVVWTAPEFKEDGSLGSPARVTVLINGVLVQNNVELEGGTQYIGKPSYKAHGPAPIMLQSHGDPSKPISFRNIWVRPL; encoded by the coding sequence ATGTTAAAAAATCAATTACTTATCGCTGCACTGCTTGTAGGTACGGCCGTGCCAACCTTAGCACAAGAAAAAATGAAACCAGAAGACACCGAAGTTTGGGAACCTGTTCCTCCTGTGGTAAACACACCTGTTAGCCAAGCACCTTCCGATGCTGTGGTACTATTTGACGGAAAAGACTTATCCGCCTGGGAATCGCAGAAAAACCCAGGACAGCCGGCAGAATGGACGGTAGGAGGAGGCACATTTACCGTTAATAAAGAAAAAGGTAATATCTGGACCAAAGAAAAATTTGGCAGTTATCAACTTCATTTAGAATACTATATACCTATTGATATTGATGGTGAAGGACAGGGAAGAGGTAACAGCGGTTTATTCCTGGCAGCTATTGGCTCCGGTGATGAAGGATATGAGTTGCAGATTTTAGATTCATACGAAAACAAAACTTACGTAAATGGCCAATTAGGGTCTGTTTATAAGCAGAAAATCCCCTTAGCAAACCCTGCTAGAAAACCCGGCGAATGGCAAACCTATGATGTGGTATGGACTGCCCCTGAATTTAAAGAAGATGGATCGCTGGGATCACCTGCACGCGTAACTGTTTTGATCAACGGGGTATTGGTGCAGAATAACGTGGAACTGGAGGGCGGCACCCAATATATCGGTAAACCTTCTTATAAAGCACACGGCCCTGCTCCTATCATGTTGCAGTCGCACGGCGACCCAAGCAAACCGATCAGTTTCCGGAATATCTGGGTAAGACCTCTTTGA
- a CDS encoding glycoside hydrolase family 2 TIM barrel-domain containing protein, which yields MNTIYCYLISLLLINVLASPAMAQREWENEKVFQLNREPAHATAIPFSNEQQAIANIDSNATFYQSINGLWKFNWSKSPNERPKDFYKKNFNDSKWVDFKVPANWEVNGYGTPIYTNITYPFKVEPPAIMKAVDTSWTKNKEPNPVGSYRKQVNIADDWGDKQIYIHFEGVQSAFYLWVNGEKVGYSEGSMTGASFDITDYVETGRSNLIAVEVYKWSDGSYLEDQDMFRLGGIHRDVYLYAKPKMHIRDFFLKADFPENFSSADFMADVWLNNLGKGSDLNGSISVKLLDAEGEEVFTKPLEEKINRKLSFNIFNRNHDEEFYQLQVTVENPHLWSAEAPYLYTALITLKDKDNQVTEVLSAKFGFRKVEIKDSQLLVNGKAVLLKGVNRHETHPDYGKAVPYASMLEDIMLMKQNNINTVRTSHYPNDPKWYKLCDEYGLYVIDEADVETHGAKADLGNSESWRAAYVDRHQRMVQRDKNHPSVIIWSLGNESWGHENFKAARQAVLAIDNSRPIHFESYNEVADIESTMYPSVQSLLESGQKASEKPFIMCEYGHAMGNAIGNLQEYWDVIENHKRLIGGCIWEWVDHGLSKQIPGATPDETYFAYGGDFGDKPNDGNFCMDGILTPDRKPTAKLEEVKKVYQYVSIKPANLLQGTVNILNKYAFLNLNNFTIDWTLSEDGKEIQQGTLPLIDLAAGDSTIANIPITQPVLKPKASYYLQVNVRSVKDEKWGPAGQIVATDQFKIPYQMVQTANRTDTLTSLPDIFVLQKEEEVTLIGKDFHVGFDRNTGFISSLAYNNNQLIDGDQYGPKLQLYRATLDNDRDKDWGEPIAWEKEGYDSLTYTVSNFNINTGDSKSVQITAAVTATTKSGYEVNSNMVYTVYGNGTIHLSTYINPQREGGLPLSRIGFTMALNAGNDLVEWFGRGPHENYVDRKEAAFMGRYQKSVEEMAEHYMRPQSMGNREDTKWIKINNRNQEGLVIIADDKLSFSALHHTEQDLRRAKHPHELATRPEIIVNLDYAQRGLGNGSCGPIVLPAYQIPNEPVHFSFSILPYNRAKGDVADYVRRF from the coding sequence ATGAACACTATATATTGTTATTTAATTTCTCTGCTATTAATAAATGTATTGGCTTCTCCCGCAATGGCTCAGCGCGAGTGGGAAAATGAAAAGGTATTTCAGCTAAACAGAGAACCTGCACACGCCACTGCCATACCGTTTAGCAACGAACAGCAAGCCATAGCAAACATCGATTCTAACGCTACTTTTTATCAAAGTATCAATGGCCTGTGGAAATTCAACTGGTCCAAAAGTCCGAACGAAAGACCTAAAGATTTTTATAAAAAAAACTTTAACGATAGCAAATGGGTAGATTTCAAGGTGCCTGCCAACTGGGAAGTAAATGGTTATGGTACCCCGATCTATACCAACATTACTTATCCCTTCAAAGTGGAACCACCAGCTATCATGAAGGCAGTAGATACTTCATGGACCAAAAATAAAGAACCAAACCCGGTAGGATCGTATAGAAAACAGGTGAACATCGCCGATGATTGGGGTGATAAGCAGATATACATTCATTTCGAAGGCGTACAGAGTGCTTTCTACCTATGGGTAAATGGCGAAAAAGTAGGCTACAGTGAAGGCAGCATGACCGGTGCTAGCTTTGATATCACGGATTACGTGGAAACGGGCCGAAGTAATCTAATAGCTGTGGAAGTCTATAAATGGAGCGATGGCAGTTACCTGGAAGATCAGGATATGTTTAGACTCGGCGGTATACATCGTGATGTATACCTGTATGCTAAGCCGAAAATGCATATTCGCGACTTTTTTCTGAAAGCTGATTTTCCGGAGAATTTTTCCTCGGCTGATTTTATGGCAGATGTTTGGTTGAACAATCTAGGGAAGGGAAGCGACCTAAACGGCTCGATCAGCGTGAAATTACTGGATGCGGAAGGAGAAGAAGTGTTTACCAAGCCTCTGGAAGAAAAAATTAATCGAAAGTTGAGTTTTAATATTTTCAACAGAAATCATGATGAAGAGTTTTATCAGTTGCAGGTAACAGTGGAGAATCCCCACTTATGGTCGGCAGAAGCACCCTACCTTTACACCGCACTAATCACCCTAAAAGACAAAGATAACCAAGTGACCGAGGTGCTCTCTGCAAAATTTGGTTTCCGAAAAGTCGAAATAAAGGACAGCCAGCTATTGGTAAATGGGAAAGCCGTATTGCTAAAAGGTGTGAACAGGCATGAAACACATCCCGATTACGGAAAGGCGGTGCCCTACGCAAGCATGCTGGAAGATATCATGCTCATGAAACAGAACAATATTAACACCGTACGTACATCGCATTATCCTAACGACCCAAAATGGTACAAGCTATGTGATGAATATGGTCTTTATGTTATTGATGAAGCCGATGTGGAAACTCATGGGGCGAAGGCGGATCTTGGCAATAGCGAGAGTTGGCGTGCTGCATACGTGGATAGACATCAGCGGATGGTACAACGCGATAAGAATCATCCTTCGGTCATCATATGGTCTTTGGGCAATGAATCATGGGGGCATGAAAACTTTAAGGCCGCACGGCAGGCAGTATTGGCCATTGATAACTCGCGCCCCATACATTTTGAAAGCTACAACGAGGTGGCGGATATAGAATCCACGATGTATCCGTCGGTACAAAGCCTGTTGGAAAGTGGACAAAAAGCCAGTGAGAAACCTTTTATCATGTGTGAATATGGCCATGCTATGGGTAACGCAATAGGCAACCTTCAAGAATATTGGGATGTTATTGAAAATCATAAACGACTGATAGGCGGTTGTATCTGGGAATGGGTGGATCATGGACTCTCCAAACAGATTCCTGGTGCCACTCCAGACGAAACGTATTTTGCCTATGGAGGAGATTTTGGGGATAAGCCCAATGACGGCAACTTCTGTATGGACGGCATTTTAACACCTGACAGAAAACCTACAGCTAAATTAGAAGAGGTGAAGAAAGTCTACCAGTACGTAAGTATTAAACCTGCCAACTTATTACAGGGAACCGTAAATATTCTTAATAAATATGCATTCCTGAATTTAAATAACTTTACGATCGATTGGACCCTAAGCGAAGACGGAAAGGAGATACAACAAGGGACGCTGCCCCTAATCGACCTTGCCGCAGGCGACAGCACCATCGCAAATATTCCGATAACCCAACCGGTGCTGAAACCTAAAGCCTCTTATTACTTACAGGTAAATGTGCGTTCTGTAAAAGATGAAAAATGGGGGCCCGCTGGCCAAATAGTGGCCACCGACCAATTCAAAATACCTTATCAAATGGTTCAGACCGCAAATCGTACGGATACCCTTACTTCCTTGCCAGATATTTTCGTATTGCAAAAGGAAGAAGAGGTTACCCTGATCGGTAAAGATTTCCATGTAGGGTTTGATCGCAATACCGGCTTCATTTCATCTTTGGCTTATAATAATAACCAGTTAATCGATGGCGATCAATATGGGCCTAAACTTCAGCTGTATCGGGCAACGCTTGATAATGACCGCGACAAGGATTGGGGAGAACCCATCGCTTGGGAAAAGGAAGGATATGATAGCTTAACCTACACCGTAAGTAATTTTAATATTAACACAGGCGATAGTAAATCGGTACAAATTACCGCAGCGGTCACGGCAACTACGAAATCAGGATACGAAGTGAATAGTAATATGGTATATACCGTATACGGCAACGGCACCATTCATCTATCGACTTATATAAATCCGCAAAGGGAAGGTGGGTTGCCATTGTCTAGAATTGGGTTTACCATGGCGCTGAACGCGGGAAATGATCTTGTGGAATGGTTTGGCCGCGGACCGCATGAAAACTACGTGGACAGGAAAGAGGCAGCCTTCATGGGACGGTACCAAAAATCAGTGGAGGAAATGGCTGAACACTATATGCGACCGCAAAGTATGGGCAACCGGGAAGATACCAAATGGATTAAAATAAATAACCGCAATCAGGAAGGACTGGTCATTATAGCTGATGATAAGCTAAGCTTCAGTGCGCTGCATCATACTGAGCAGGACCTTCGTCGCGCCAAACACCCGCATGAATTGGCTACCAGACCAGAAATAATCGTAAACCTGGACTATGCCCAAAGGGGACTGGGAAATGGAAGCTGTGGGCCCATCGTGTTGCCTGCATACCAAATACCCAACGAACCGGTACACTTTAGCTTCAGCATACTACCTTACAATAGAGCAAAAGGTGATGTAGCCGATTACGTAAGGCGGTTTTAA